The following are from one region of the Rhodanobacter sp. LX-99 genome:
- the tolQ gene encoding protein TolQ, producing MNGGLNVFTLVADSSVPVKLVLLILLVFSFLSWVIIIRKYSQTKAAMENAEEFEERFWSGGDLAQLFREVSNRNGGTGGIENIFESGFREFARQRQRKTHDPRSAIEGSERAMQVAGTREIGLLERNLEFLANVGSISPYVGLFGTVWGIMGAFQGLGDMKDVTIAVVAPHISEALIATAMGLFAAIPAQWAYNRYATKVERIASRYDVFQEEFSSVLQRQIQTDDVA from the coding sequence ATGAACGGTGGACTGAATGTATTCACGCTGGTCGCGGATTCGAGCGTGCCGGTAAAATTGGTGCTGCTGATCCTGCTGGTGTTCTCGTTCCTGTCGTGGGTGATCATCATCCGCAAGTACTCGCAGACCAAGGCGGCGATGGAGAATGCCGAGGAGTTCGAGGAACGCTTCTGGTCCGGCGGCGACCTGGCCCAGCTGTTCCGCGAGGTCAGCAACCGCAACGGCGGCACCGGCGGCATCGAGAACATCTTCGAGTCGGGCTTCCGCGAGTTCGCGCGCCAGCGCCAGCGCAAGACCCACGACCCGCGCAGCGCGATCGAGGGTTCCGAGCGGGCCATGCAGGTGGCCGGCACGCGCGAGATCGGCCTGCTCGAGCGCAACCTGGAATTCCTCGCCAACGTCGGCTCGATCAGCCCGTACGTGGGCCTGTTCGGCACCGTGTGGGGCATCATGGGCGCGTTCCAGGGCCTGGGCGACATGAAGGACGTGACCATCGCGGTGGTCGCGCCGCACATCTCCGAGGCGCTGATCGCCACCGCGATGGGCCTGTTCGCGGCGATTCCGGCGCAGTGGGCGTACAACCGCTACGCCACCAAGGTCGAACGCATCGCGTCGCGCTACGACGTGTTCCAGGAGGAGTTCTCCTCCGTGCTGCAGCGGCAGATCCAGACCGACGACGTCGCCTGA
- the ruvB gene encoding Holliday junction branch migration DNA helicase RuvB yields the protein MTEARIITAAAQLDDEALEATIRPKRLAEYLGQQAVREQLSIYIEAARKRGGALDHVLIFGPPGLGKTTLSHVIANELGVNLRSTSGPVLERAGDLAALLTNLEANDVLFVDEIHRLSPIVEEVLYPAMEDFQIDIMIGEGPAARSIKLDLPPFTLIGATTRAGMLTAPLRDRFGIVQRLEFYTADELAAIVRRAAKILGIACAPEGAQEIARRSRGTPRIANRLLRRVRDYAEVRAGGEITLAAARAALDMLKIDPEGFDELDRRLLGLIIENFDGGPVGVESLAAALSEDRGTLEDVVEPYLIQQGYLVRTARGRMVSARGWRHLGLTPPPRQAQPADLFDSGTDDA from the coding sequence ATGACCGAAGCCCGCATCATCACCGCCGCCGCCCAGCTCGACGACGAGGCGCTGGAAGCCACCATCCGGCCGAAGCGGCTGGCCGAATACCTGGGCCAGCAGGCGGTGCGCGAGCAGCTGTCGATCTATATCGAGGCGGCCAGGAAGCGCGGCGGGGCGCTGGACCACGTGCTGATCTTCGGCCCGCCGGGCCTGGGCAAGACCACGCTCAGCCATGTCATCGCGAACGAGCTGGGGGTCAACCTGCGTTCCACCTCCGGCCCCGTGCTGGAGCGCGCCGGCGACCTGGCCGCGCTGCTGACCAACCTGGAGGCGAACGACGTGCTGTTCGTCGACGAGATCCACCGCCTGTCGCCGATCGTCGAGGAAGTGCTGTACCCGGCGATGGAGGACTTCCAGATCGACATCATGATCGGCGAGGGCCCGGCCGCGCGCTCGATCAAGCTGGACCTGCCGCCGTTCACCCTGATCGGCGCGACCACCCGCGCCGGCATGCTCACCGCGCCATTGCGCGACCGCTTCGGCATCGTGCAGCGGCTGGAGTTCTATACCGCCGACGAGCTCGCCGCGATCGTGCGCCGTGCGGCGAAGATCCTCGGCATCGCCTGCGCGCCGGAAGGCGCGCAGGAAATCGCCCGCCGCTCGCGCGGCACGCCGCGCATCGCCAACCGCCTGCTGCGCCGGGTGCGCGACTACGCCGAAGTACGCGCCGGCGGCGAAATCACGCTGGCGGCGGCCCGCGCCGCGCTGGACATGCTGAAGATCGACCCGGAAGGTTTCGACGAACTGGACCGGCGCCTGCTCGGCCTGATCATCGAGAATTTCGACGGCGGCCCGGTCGGGGTGGAGTCGCTGGCTGCCGCGCTGAGCGAGGACCGCGGCACGCTGGAGGACGTGGTCGAACCGTACCTGATCCAGCAGGGCTACCTGGTGCGCACCGCCCGTGGCCGCATGGTCAGCGCCAGGGGCTGGCGCCACCTGGGACTGACTCCGCCGCCACGGCAGGCGCAGCCCGCCGACCTGTTCGACAGCGGGACCGACGATGCCTGA
- a CDS encoding potassium transporter Kup, with protein MQGESPAETRRRLRTLALGAIGVVFGDIGTSPLYTMKETLGTHGMTPTEPAVLGVLSLVFWALIMVVSLKYVTFVMRADNKGEGGIMALMALAQRSMSGSARARWVLAGFGIFGAALFYGDGVITPAISVLGAVEGLQVAAPGLGKYVVWVALAILLGMFAVQRHGTHKVGKAFAPVMTLWFVVLAVLGARQIIANPQVLYAINPVHAMRFFVSHGDTSFIALGGVVLALTGAEALYADMGHFGKKPIRLAWFGFVLPALLLNYFGQGALLLGDPLAISSPFYLMVPPSLLYPMIVLSAAAAVIASQAVISGAFSMTREAMSLGYSPRLAVVHTSREMSGQIFVPWVNRMLMVLVILAVLGFRSSDNLGAAYGIAVTGTMTMTTLLALVVARKRWRWSWLTVVLVGVLFLIIDLSFFGANLLKVAHGGWFPLVLGVVLFSVMTTWRRGRELVVREIKQGGLALAPFIENIAEHPPLRVPGTAIFLTANQHAVPHALLHNLKHNKVLHERNVLLTVETLETPVAEADERIAITPMAGNFFGLELRFGFAEDPNIPLALTQCTREGLGFDMMDTTFFLSRETIVADARRPGMALWRDKLFAFLSRNAMPATAFFQIPGNRLIELGAQVEI; from the coding sequence ATGCAGGGCGAATCGCCGGCAGAGACCCGGCGCCGGTTGCGGACGCTGGCGCTGGGTGCGATCGGCGTGGTGTTCGGCGACATCGGCACCAGCCCGCTGTACACCATGAAGGAAACCCTCGGCACGCACGGCATGACGCCGACCGAGCCGGCGGTGCTGGGCGTGCTGTCGCTGGTGTTCTGGGCGCTGATCATGGTGGTGTCGCTGAAGTACGTCACCTTCGTGATGCGCGCGGACAACAAGGGCGAAGGCGGCATCATGGCGCTGATGGCGCTGGCGCAGCGCTCGATGAGCGGTTCGGCGCGCGCGCGCTGGGTGCTGGCCGGCTTCGGCATCTTCGGCGCGGCGCTGTTTTACGGCGACGGCGTGATCACCCCGGCGATCTCGGTGCTCGGCGCGGTCGAGGGCCTGCAGGTGGCCGCGCCCGGCCTGGGCAAGTACGTGGTGTGGGTCGCGCTGGCGATCCTGCTGGGCATGTTCGCGGTGCAGCGGCACGGCACGCACAAGGTCGGCAAGGCGTTCGCGCCGGTGATGACGCTGTGGTTCGTGGTGCTGGCGGTGCTCGGCGCGCGCCAGATCATCGCCAACCCGCAGGTGCTGTACGCGATCAACCCGGTACACGCAATGCGCTTCTTCGTCAGCCACGGCGATACCTCCTTCATCGCGCTCGGCGGCGTGGTGCTGGCGCTGACCGGCGCCGAGGCGCTGTACGCCGACATGGGCCACTTCGGCAAGAAGCCCATCCGGCTGGCCTGGTTCGGCTTCGTGCTGCCGGCGCTGCTGCTCAATTACTTCGGCCAGGGCGCGCTGCTGCTGGGCGATCCGCTGGCGATCTCCAGCCCGTTCTACCTGATGGTGCCGCCGTCGCTGCTGTATCCGATGATCGTGCTGTCGGCGGCGGCGGCGGTGATCGCGTCGCAGGCGGTGATTTCCGGCGCGTTCTCGATGACCCGCGAGGCGATGTCGCTGGGCTATTCGCCGCGGCTGGCGGTGGTGCACACCTCGCGCGAGATGTCCGGACAGATTTTCGTGCCGTGGGTCAACCGCATGCTGATGGTGCTGGTGATCCTGGCGGTGCTCGGCTTCCGCAGCTCGGACAACCTGGGCGCCGCCTACGGCATCGCGGTGACCGGCACCATGACCATGACCACGCTGCTGGCGCTGGTGGTGGCGCGCAAGCGCTGGCGCTGGAGCTGGTTGACGGTGGTGCTGGTGGGCGTGCTGTTCCTGATCATCGACCTGTCGTTCTTCGGCGCGAACCTGCTCAAGGTGGCGCACGGCGGCTGGTTCCCGCTGGTGCTCGGCGTGGTGCTGTTCAGCGTGATGACGACCTGGCGCCGCGGCCGCGAGCTGGTGGTGCGCGAGATCAAGCAGGGTGGGCTGGCGCTGGCGCCGTTCATCGAGAACATCGCCGAGCATCCGCCGCTGCGCGTGCCGGGCACGGCGATCTTCCTCACCGCGAACCAGCACGCCGTGCCGCATGCGCTGCTGCACAACCTCAAGCACAACAAGGTGCTGCACGAACGCAACGTGCTGCTGACGGTGGAGACGCTGGAAACCCCGGTGGCCGAGGCCGACGAGCGCATCGCGATCACCCCGATGGCCGGCAATTTCTTCGGGCTGGAGCTGCGCTTCGGTTTCGCCGAGGACCCGAACATCCCGCTGGCGCTCACCCAATGCACGCGCGAGGGCCTCGGCTTCGACATGATGGACACCACTTTCTTCCTGTCGCGCGAGACCATCGTGGCCGACGCGCGCCGCCCCGGCATGGCGCTGTGGCGCGACAAGCTGTTCGCGTTCCTGTCGCGCAACGCGATGCCGGCGACGGCGTTCTTCCAGATTCCCGGCAACCGGCTGATCGAACTCGGTGCCCAGGTCGAGATCTGA
- the ruvC gene encoding crossover junction endodeoxyribonuclease RuvC produces MTRIIGIDPGSQRTGVGIIDVDDAGKLTHVFHGALAVAGEATFPLRLKRIFDELCDIIATHQPAECGIERVFMARNPDSALKLGQARGAAICAVVSQGIVVHEYAATEVKQSVVGSGRGDKTQVQHMIGVLLGLKGPLQADAADALAVAVAHAHTRASLARVGIPRAAWRRRR; encoded by the coding sequence ATGACCCGCATTATCGGCATCGATCCCGGCAGCCAGCGTACTGGCGTGGGCATCATCGACGTGGACGACGCGGGCAAGCTCACCCACGTCTTTCACGGCGCGCTGGCGGTGGCCGGCGAGGCCACGTTCCCGCTGCGCCTGAAACGCATCTTTGACGAACTGTGTGACATCATCGCCACGCATCAGCCCGCCGAGTGCGGGATCGAGCGCGTGTTCATGGCGCGTAATCCGGATTCGGCGTTGAAGCTTGGGCAGGCGCGCGGCGCCGCCATTTGCGCGGTGGTCAGCCAGGGGATCGTGGTGCACGAATACGCAGCAACCGAAGTGAAGCAGTCCGTGGTCGGCAGCGGTCGCGGCGACAAGACCCAGGTACAGCACATGATCGGCGTGCTGCTCGGCCTCAAGGGGCCGCTGCAGGCCGATGCCGCCGATGCGCTGGCGGTGGCGGTGGCGCATGCGCACACCCGCGCCAGCCTGGCCCGCGTCGGCATCCCGCGCGCGGCCTGGAGGCGGCGCCGGTGA
- the ybgC gene encoding tol-pal system-associated acyl-CoA thioesterase has protein sequence MPELAPKPPFSWKVRVYWEDTDAGGVVYHAGYLRFMERARSEWMRALGVDQMAFKQATGLAFMVRDMHIDFLGPALLDDELSVTVEVKERRAASILFTQTITKTDGSCLIRASVRVACVDLGRMRPAPIPADLIPRPAP, from the coding sequence ATGCCTGAGCTTGCTCCGAAGCCGCCTTTCAGCTGGAAAGTGCGCGTCTACTGGGAAGACACCGACGCCGGCGGAGTGGTCTACCACGCCGGCTATCTGCGCTTCATGGAGCGCGCCCGCAGCGAGTGGATGCGCGCGCTCGGCGTCGACCAGATGGCGTTCAAGCAGGCCACCGGGTTGGCCTTCATGGTGCGCGACATGCACATCGACTTCCTCGGGCCCGCCCTGCTGGATGATGAACTGTCGGTAACGGTCGAGGTCAAAGAACGGCGCGCAGCCAGTATCCTGTTCACCCAGACGATCACGAAGACGGACGGCAGTTGCCTGATCCGCGCAAGCGTCCGGGTGGCCTGCGTGGACCTCGGGCGCATGCGGCCGGCCCCGATTCCGGCCGACCTGATCCCGCGACCCGCACCCTAG
- a CDS encoding YebC/PmpR family DNA-binding transcriptional regulator: MGRGPSIEGRKNAEDAKRAKVFTKLIREITVATRAGVADPGGNPRLRAAIDKALSANMTKDTIERAVKRGSGADGGADMQELRYEGYGPAGIALIIECFTDNPTRTVADVRYALTKHGGNLGTSGSVAFQFTRCGELVFATGGDAAAEEKVLEAALEAGADDVLNEHGESIVLCTPENFEAVQQGLIAAGLSAQHAGVVMRPNNRVEVPEEALEQLLDLLEKLDALDDVSEVSHNALLPSGTAE; this comes from the coding sequence ATGGGTAGAGGCCCGTCCATCGAAGGTCGCAAGAACGCCGAAGACGCCAAGCGCGCCAAGGTGTTTACCAAGCTGATCCGCGAGATCACCGTCGCCACGCGCGCCGGGGTGGCCGACCCTGGCGGCAACCCGCGCCTGCGTGCGGCGATCGACAAGGCGTTGTCGGCGAACATGACCAAGGACACCATCGAGCGCGCGGTCAAGCGCGGCTCCGGCGCCGACGGCGGCGCCGACATGCAGGAGCTGCGCTACGAGGGCTACGGCCCGGCCGGCATCGCGCTGATCATCGAGTGCTTCACCGACAACCCCACCCGTACCGTGGCCGACGTGCGCTACGCGCTGACCAAGCACGGCGGCAACCTCGGCACCTCGGGCTCGGTGGCATTCCAGTTCACCCGTTGCGGCGAACTGGTGTTCGCCACCGGCGGCGACGCGGCTGCCGAGGAGAAGGTGCTGGAGGCGGCGCTGGAAGCCGGTGCCGACGACGTGCTCAACGAGCACGGCGAGAGCATCGTGCTGTGCACGCCGGAGAACTTCGAGGCGGTGCAGCAGGGGCTGATCGCGGCCGGGCTGAGCGCCCAGCACGCCGGCGTGGTGATGCGTCCGAACAATCGCGTCGAAGTGCCGGAGGAGGCGCTGGAGCAGCTGCTCGACCTGCTCGAGAAGCTCGACGCGCTGGACGACGTGAGCGAGGTGTCGCACAACGCCTTGCTGCCCTCCGGGACCGCCGAATAA
- the tolB gene encoding Tol-Pal system beta propeller repeat protein TolB, with protein sequence MIKPMRKFSSSFAIILLAAVALFAGPAAAQSLNVDIVGGVKTATPIVVVPFAQAGGAPLSTDIADVMRNDFNRSGKFRSLAKSDIVEFPSKGSDIKFATWRLLKQDYIVVGNVQDAGNGMVQVEYELWDVNKQQSLLHQQMPPAPVGDLRSVAHQIADIVYEKITGVRGAFWTRIAYITAVGLGNNTTYSLIVADSDGYNPQVVARSKESLLSPAWSPDGRKIAYVSFESGNSSIYVQDITTGSRQLVAAHARGINGAPAWSPDGSKLAVALSYVGNLELFVLDLASRHETRLTNSLAIDTEPVWAPDGQSIYFTSDRSGRPQIYQVPASGGTPQRISFQGQNNANASVSYDGKQIAMVQGNGNVYRIVIMDRSLGDQVRPLSPGPIDESPSFAPNASMLLYAATEGRRGVLYAVSADGLVRQRLVLSDGDVREPAWGPYRQR encoded by the coding sequence ATGATCAAGCCCATGCGCAAATTCAGCTCAAGCTTCGCCATCATCCTGCTGGCGGCGGTGGCGTTGTTCGCCGGCCCGGCGGCCGCCCAGTCGTTGAATGTCGACATCGTCGGCGGCGTCAAGACCGCCACCCCGATCGTGGTGGTGCCGTTCGCGCAGGCCGGCGGGGCACCGTTGTCGACCGACATCGCCGACGTGATGCGCAACGATTTCAACCGTTCCGGCAAGTTCCGTTCGCTGGCCAAGAGCGACATCGTGGAGTTCCCGTCCAAGGGGTCGGACATCAAGTTCGCCACTTGGCGCCTGCTGAAGCAGGACTACATCGTGGTCGGCAATGTCCAGGACGCCGGCAACGGCATGGTGCAGGTCGAATACGAGCTGTGGGACGTCAACAAGCAGCAGAGCCTGCTGCACCAGCAGATGCCGCCGGCGCCGGTGGGCGACCTGCGCAGCGTGGCGCACCAGATCGCGGACATCGTCTACGAGAAGATCACCGGCGTGCGCGGTGCGTTCTGGACCCGCATCGCCTACATCACCGCGGTCGGCCTCGGCAACAACACCACCTATTCGCTGATCGTGGCCGATTCGGACGGCTACAACCCGCAGGTGGTGGCGCGATCGAAGGAGTCGCTGCTGTCGCCGGCGTGGTCGCCGGACGGCCGCAAGATCGCCTACGTCTCGTTCGAGAGCGGCAACTCGTCGATCTACGTGCAGGACATCACCACCGGTTCGCGCCAACTGGTGGCCGCCCATGCCAGGGGCATCAACGGCGCGCCGGCATGGTCGCCTGACGGCAGCAAGCTGGCGGTGGCGCTGTCCTACGTCGGCAACCTCGAGCTGTTCGTGCTGGACCTCGCCAGCCGCCACGAAACCCGGCTGACCAACAGCCTGGCGATCGACACCGAGCCGGTCTGGGCGCCCGACGGCCAGAGCATCTATTTCACCTCCGACCGTTCCGGCCGGCCGCAGATCTACCAGGTTCCGGCCAGCGGCGGCACGCCGCAGCGGATCAGTTTCCAGGGCCAGAACAACGCGAACGCCTCGGTGAGCTACGACGGCAAGCAGATCGCGATGGTGCAGGGCAACGGGAACGTGTATCGTATTGTCATCATGGACCGCAGCTTGGGTGACCAGGTGCGTCCTCTCTCGCCGGGCCCGATCGACGAGTCCCCGAGTTTTGCTCCGAATGCCAGCATGCTGCTGTATGCCGCTACCGAAGGACGTCGCGGCGTGTTGTACGCCGTATCGGCTGACGGTCTGGTTCGCCAGCGCCTCGTACTTTCCGATGGCGACGTGCGCGAACCCGCCTGGGGGCCATATCGGCAACGTTGA
- the tolR gene encoding protein TolR has protein sequence MRTSGRQRRYKLKSEINVVPYIDVMLVLLIIFMVTTPMMNSSVDVQLPQANAKSLQQKKDPVLVSVLQDGQLYLTLSGAKKELVDEDTLKLKVGAFVRQNPEVSVLVGGDERGAYGGVFKVLADLQQAGVAKVGLMGQPEQGKSTSNGRK, from the coding sequence ATGCGAACCTCCGGGCGCCAGCGGCGCTACAAGCTCAAATCCGAAATCAACGTGGTGCCGTACATTGACGTGATGCTGGTGCTGCTGATCATCTTCATGGTCACCACGCCGATGATGAATTCCAGCGTCGACGTGCAGCTGCCGCAGGCCAATGCCAAGTCGCTGCAGCAGAAGAAGGACCCGGTGCTGGTCTCGGTGCTGCAGGACGGCCAGCTCTACCTGACCCTGAGCGGCGCCAAGAAGGAACTGGTCGACGAGGACACGCTCAAGCTCAAGGTGGGCGCCTTCGTGCGCCAGAACCCCGAGGTCAGCGTGCTGGTCGGCGGCGACGAGCGCGGCGCCTACGGCGGCGTGTTCAAAGTGCTTGCCGACCTGCAGCAGGCCGGCGTGGCCAAGGTGGGTTTGATGGGCCAGCCTGAGCAAGGCAAGAGCACGTCCAATGGACGAAAGTAA
- the pal gene encoding peptidoglycan-associated lipoprotein Pal translates to MNKTVRVALVALLCVGAAACSKKQEVKPQPAPEQAAPAQAPVSDGKYTPADLDTDACLRQRVVYFDFDKTEIKPEFQQIMACHAKYLQDRPTSHIRLEGNTDERGTREYNLGLGERRGNAVSDALQANGGSASQLEVISYGKEKPVCREHNEDCWSKNRRVEIVYTAQ, encoded by the coding sequence ATGAATAAGACCGTTCGCGTCGCCCTGGTTGCCCTGCTCTGCGTAGGCGCGGCCGCTTGCTCCAAGAAGCAGGAAGTCAAACCGCAGCCCGCTCCGGAGCAGGCTGCTCCGGCCCAGGCTCCCGTGTCTGATGGCAAGTACACCCCTGCCGACCTCGATACCGATGCCTGCCTGCGTCAGCGCGTCGTGTACTTCGATTTCGACAAGACCGAAATCAAGCCGGAATTCCAGCAGATCATGGCGTGCCACGCCAAGTACCTGCAGGATCGCCCGACCTCGCACATCCGTCTCGAAGGCAACACCGACGAGCGCGGCACCCGCGAGTACAACCTCGGCCTCGGCGAGCGTCGTGGCAATGCCGTCTCCGACGCGCTGCAGGCCAACGGTGGTTCGGCCAGCCAGCTCGAAGTGATCAGCTACGGCAAAGAGAAGCCGGTGTGCCGTGAGCACAACGAGGATTGCTGGAGCAAGAACCGCCGCGTCGAGATCGTCTACACGGCGCAGTAA
- the ybgF gene encoding tol-pal system protein YbgF gives MAGAIASAMLFAFPAFAQDSRLSLADRVTRLEQQAQNKDQSGTGMVNQMQQLQSQVQQLQGQIEELQHQLQTLDDKNKAQYTDLDARLGRLEGGSAGAPAAAGNNPQAQAGNPAAAASAAPAASNTASQPAKAGSSAAAGDPAAAQAAYDVAFKAIRAGNYVEASREFRSFIQQYPNHALAPNAWYWLGESYYATTNYPVALESFQQLLSQFPQSDKAPDALLKVGYSQLELKQIAAAKATLTKVTTKYPGSKVASLAQERLQRLQLQSGN, from the coding sequence ATGGCGGGCGCAATCGCGTCCGCCATGCTGTTCGCGTTCCCGGCATTCGCGCAGGACTCGCGGCTGAGCCTCGCCGATCGCGTCACGCGCCTGGAACAGCAGGCACAGAACAAGGACCAGTCCGGCACCGGCATGGTCAACCAGATGCAGCAGCTGCAGTCGCAGGTGCAGCAGCTGCAGGGACAGATCGAGGAACTGCAGCACCAGTTGCAGACACTCGATGACAAGAACAAGGCCCAGTACACCGACCTCGACGCCCGCCTGGGGCGTCTCGAGGGAGGCAGTGCGGGCGCCCCCGCTGCAGCAGGCAACAACCCGCAGGCGCAGGCCGGCAACCCGGCCGCCGCGGCCAGCGCCGCCCCGGCCGCCAGCAACACGGCAAGCCAGCCGGCCAAGGCCGGCAGCAGCGCCGCCGCCGGCGATCCGGCCGCGGCCCAGGCTGCCTACGACGTGGCCTTCAAGGCGATTCGCGCGGGCAATTACGTGGAAGCCTCGCGCGAGTTCCGCAGCTTCATCCAGCAGTACCCGAACCATGCGCTGGCGCCGAATGCCTGGTACTGGCTCGGCGAGTCGTATTACGCCACCACCAATTACCCGGTCGCGCTGGAGTCGTTCCAGCAGCTGCTCAGCCAGTTTCCGCAGAGCGACAAGGCACCCGACGCGCTGCTCAAGGTCGGCTACAGCCAACTCGAGCTCAAGCAGATCGCGGCGGCCAAGGCCACGCTGACCAAGGTCACCACCAAGTACCCGGGCTCCAAGGTGGCCAGCCTGGCCCAGGAACGCCTGCAGCGCCTGCAACTGCAGTCGGGCAACTGA
- the tolA gene encoding cell envelope integrity protein TolA: MDESKATPKAVVLSAILHIGIVGFLFLAVLPCSTYENVFNALHLPAWMNPITCSKPLELQGQIIEATLIGPTGSPPPKAVKVKPVPDSTPPPPTVPPPTPPKIEAPEVKTLPPPPKQPDLKDQERVVEEAALKAEEAKQLQEEKQRQRQAELDAQAVKQKQEKQKQIDDLLAKMDAAAQQTRRLDSRAKQAKQQLEDLKNAQDNGAPDLPNAAQRQTGNNSQNSSLADEYAAAIQNAVTPNWLRPDNIPAVPCQVHIVQSPGGDVMSATVDSSCPYDDAGRRSVENAVLRTKTLPYKGFESVFQRNLTFTFRPQ; this comes from the coding sequence ATGGACGAAAGTAAGGCGACGCCGAAGGCGGTCGTACTTTCCGCCATCCTGCACATCGGCATCGTGGGGTTTTTGTTCCTCGCGGTCCTGCCGTGTTCGACCTACGAAAACGTGTTCAACGCGCTGCACCTGCCGGCGTGGATGAATCCGATCACCTGCTCGAAGCCGCTGGAACTGCAGGGCCAGATCATCGAGGCGACCTTGATCGGGCCCACCGGCAGCCCGCCGCCGAAGGCGGTGAAGGTCAAGCCGGTGCCCGATTCCACCCCGCCGCCGCCGACCGTGCCGCCCCCGACGCCGCCCAAGATCGAGGCGCCGGAGGTGAAGACCCTGCCGCCGCCGCCCAAGCAGCCCGACCTCAAGGACCAGGAGCGGGTGGTGGAGGAGGCCGCGCTGAAGGCCGAGGAAGCGAAACAGCTGCAGGAGGAAAAGCAGCGCCAGCGGCAGGCCGAGCTGGATGCGCAGGCGGTCAAGCAGAAGCAGGAAAAGCAGAAGCAGATCGACGACCTGCTGGCCAAAATGGACGCGGCGGCGCAGCAGACCCGCAGGCTCGACAGCCGGGCCAAGCAGGCCAAGCAGCAGTTGGAGGACCTGAAGAACGCCCAGGACAACGGCGCCCCCGACCTGCCCAACGCGGCGCAGCGCCAGACCGGCAACAACAGCCAGAACAGCAGTCTCGCCGACGAATATGCAGCGGCCATTCAGAATGCGGTCACGCCGAACTGGTTAAGGCCGGATAACATACCGGCAGTTCCGTGCCAGGTTCATATCGTGCAGTCGCCCGGCGGTGACGTGATGAGTGCCACCGTCGATTCCAGCTGCCCGTATGACGATGCTGGCCGGCGTTCGGTCGAGAATGCGGTACTGCGCACCAAGACCTTGCCCTACAAGGGCTTTGAAAGCGTGTTCCAGCGCAACCTCACCTTCACATTCAGGCCGCAATGA
- the ruvA gene encoding Holliday junction branch migration protein RuvA, producing MIGRLRGILISKQPPSLLVEVGGVGYEVEAPMSTIYDLPGLGKEVVLLIHHAVKEDSITLYGFLHEAERTLFRNLLKVSGIGAKIALAVLSGVSTDHFARLVQAGDVVALTKIPGIGKKTAERIVVELRDRLDGMSGMPGATLHAAGAPLDAAGEATVALQQLGYKPVEVSRLVQKVAAEGDDAEAIIRKALRAALGS from the coding sequence ATGATCGGACGTCTGCGCGGTATCCTGATAAGCAAGCAGCCGCCGTCGCTGCTGGTCGAGGTGGGTGGCGTCGGCTATGAGGTCGAGGCGCCGATGTCGACGATCTACGACCTGCCGGGCCTCGGCAAGGAAGTGGTCCTGCTCATCCATCACGCGGTGAAGGAAGACAGCATCACGCTGTACGGCTTCCTGCACGAAGCCGAACGCACGCTGTTCCGCAACCTGCTGAAGGTCAGCGGGATCGGCGCGAAGATCGCGCTGGCGGTGCTGTCCGGCGTGTCCACCGATCACTTCGCGCGGCTGGTGCAGGCCGGCGACGTGGTCGCGCTGACCAAGATCCCCGGCATCGGCAAGAAGACCGCCGAGCGCATCGTGGTGGAGCTGCGCGATCGCCTCGATGGCATGTCCGGCATGCCCGGCGCCACGCTGCATGCGGCCGGCGCGCCGCTGGATGCCGCCGGCGAAGCGACCGTGGCGCTGCAGCAGCTGGGCTACAAGCCGGTCGAGGTGAGCCGCCTGGTGCAGAAGGTCGCCGCCGAGGGCGACGACGCCGAAGCGATCATCCGCAAGGCACTGCGCGCGGCGCTCGGGAGCTGA